The region CTTCGCTCGGCCACACCTCCCGTTTAGTGTGCCCAAGAAATATTGGGACCTCTATGATCCGGCCATGTTGCCGTTACCTCAACATGAGGAACTTCCACAGGATGCACCGAAAGTTGCCGGGAAGCGGGGCGGTGAGATCACGAACTATAAACCGGTCCCAACCGATCGCAATGCGGTCTTCAGTGAGGAACTCAAACGAACACTCATTCATGGATACTATGCTAGCACGAGTTTTGTCGATACGCAGATTGGCAAGGTATTGGATGAACTGCAACGTTTAGAACTCACTGAAGATACAATTATTGTCCTTTGGGGTGATCATGGTTTTCACTTGGGTGACCTCGGTATTTGGACAAAGCATACGAACTATGAACAAGCCAATCGGATTCCGATTCTCATTGCTGCTCCTGGTGTTACGAAACGAGGGACTACGACTGGTCAGTTAGCGGAAAGTGTAGATATCTTTCCGACACTTGCAGAACTAGCCGGTCTCCCGAAACCAAAAAGGGTGCCGCAATCAATTGACGGTGTGAGCCTAGTTCCGGTCTTGAATGATCCCATGAAGAGAGTTCGCACCCATGCCTACCATGCCTATCCAAAACAAAAACTCGGACGCGCGATCCGAACAAAACGCTACCGTCTCGTCGAATGGCGGGACTGGGACGGTGCTGACGAGTCTGTTGAGTATGAACTCTACGACTACCAAACCGACCCGCATGAAACTCGCAATCACGCTAGCGAAGAGCCAGAGGTCGTTCAAAAGCTAGCGAAGATCCTCGCAACATACGCTAAACCGGTCAATCGAAACGTAAGTCGTGCAGATCAGGAACCGCCTAAGATCGCGAATCGTCCTGTCACGATCTCCGCGAAAGTTCAGGGTGCTCATAAGGATGGCGTTATTGTGGCGCAAGGAGGACGTGAACAGGGATATGCCGTCCATCTGTTGAATCGGCGACTTATCTTTGATGTTCGGGTCAATGGGGCCGTCACTCGACTCAAGTTCAAAGAGCCAGTGCCCAAGAGTTTCAACTTTGAGGCGAGGCTAACGGCCGATCGAATGTCGCTTTCAATCGATGGTAACCATCTTCAAGAAATGGATTCACCAGGGCTAATTCCGGTTCAACCGAAAGATGGCGTGAGTATTGGCCGCGATGATTTATCTGCCGCTGGAAACTATGAGTCGCCGAATACATTCGAGGGGAAAGTTAGTTACCTGAAAATCACGCCGGGTGGGAAGTCAGACAACTAAGTTTCAGCGCTAGTTATTGAAAGCCAATCAACGTCTCCCATATGAAGGTGACTAACAATGAATTGTTGCCGGCTACTTCCTCTATATTTTGTTCTGCTCAATGGAGTCGCATTGCTGGCATCTGAACCACCTAATATTGTGCATATCATCGTCGACGATTTGGGGTGGAACGATGTTGGTTTTCATAATCGCAAAATCAGTACGCCTGTGATCGATGAGTTGGCCAAAGAATCGGTTGTGCTGGAACGATTCTATGTGACACCGATTTGCTCTCCGACACGGGCGGGGGTGTTGACTGGTCGATATCCATTTCGTTTCGGGATTTGGGGCGGCGTTGTTTCCCCTGACAAACGTCACGGTTTACCACCAGCCGAGCAAACCACGCCGGAGTTACTTCAACAAGGCGGATATCAAAATCGTGGACTGTTCGGCAAATGGCATCTTGGTCTCAGCTCAACTCGATTCCATCCGCTCAAACATGGATTCACGCATTTTGTTGGGCACTATAACGGTGCAATTGACTACTTTAGTCGACATCGGCATGGAGAACTCGATTGGCATACGAACTATGAAAGTCGTATGGAAAAAGGATATTTAACCGACTTGATTGGCCGAGCTGCCGTGGAGTTTATTGATAACCAATCTAAGAGTTCACCGTTCTATATGTTTGTAGCCTTTAATGCTCCGCACTCGCCACTTCAAGCGAAACGAGCGGATTTGAATGACTATGGTTTCGTGCCGACGGCTGACTTGGCACCGAATACCGTGCGTCGTTTGGCTCGTCGGGAGAACGCACCGAGCTATGGCATGCGAGGCCGAGGAAACACCATCCGACAAACGTTCTCTGCGATGGTATCTGCTCTTGATCGGAATGTTGGTGACATCCTTGAAGCGTTGAATCGGAAAGAGTTCGCACAGAATACAATCGTTATCTTTCATAGTGATAACGGTGCCGACCCCAAGCATGGTGGGGATAATCAACCGTTACGAGGGAACAAGTTTACCACTTGGGAAGGCGGTGTTCGCGTGGTTGCCATGATCCGTTGGCCACGGAAAATTGCAGGCGGACGGACAGTCAAAACTGTTGCAAGTTATGTGGACTTGTTACCCACACTTCTCGCGGCTGCAGGTCAAGAGTTGCCAACGAATCTTGATGGTATCAATCTCTTGCCAATGCTGACGGATGACAGAAGCGTGGCGGAGCGTGTGATTCTGCTGGGAGATGATACGGCCGTCTCAAATCGATGGAAACTGAAAGCTGGTCAGTTCT is a window of Thalassoroseus pseudoceratinae DNA encoding:
- a CDS encoding sulfatase, encoding MKQFFILSVWSIQVATGIVQAEHPNVLLILVDDLKPTLGCYGDPIAKTPNIDRLASWGMRFENAYCNQAVCAPSRFTLMLGSHSTSTGLYGLGSQLRETIPNAVTMPQFFAKHGGYRTESLGKVFHIGHGNNGDPESFHAPHFKEKVIEYVDPASTEGGKLTREEAYFTNQKLGQIRSLPRGAAYESPDVSDIEYADGRVAMETIKRLQSAKRRRDNDDTPFFIAAGFARPHLPFSVPKKYWDLYDPAMLPLPQHEELPQDAPKVAGKRGGEITNYKPVPTDRNAVFSEELKRTLIHGYYASTSFVDTQIGKVLDELQRLELTEDTIIVLWGDHGFHLGDLGIWTKHTNYEQANRIPILIAAPGVTKRGTTTGQLAESVDIFPTLAELAGLPKPKRVPQSIDGVSLVPVLNDPMKRVRTHAYHAYPKQKLGRAIRTKRYRLVEWRDWDGADESVEYELYDYQTDPHETRNHASEEPEVVQKLAKILATYAKPVNRNVSRADQEPPKIANRPVTISAKVQGAHKDGVIVAQGGREQGYAVHLLNRRLIFDVRVNGAVTRLKFKEPVPKSFNFEARLTADRMSLSIDGNHLQEMDSPGLIPVQPKDGVSIGRDDLSAAGNYESPNTFEGKVSYLKITPGGKSDN
- a CDS encoding arylsulfatase B, with protein sequence MNCCRLLPLYFVLLNGVALLASEPPNIVHIIVDDLGWNDVGFHNRKISTPVIDELAKESVVLERFYVTPICSPTRAGVLTGRYPFRFGIWGGVVSPDKRHGLPPAEQTTPELLQQGGYQNRGLFGKWHLGLSSTRFHPLKHGFTHFVGHYNGAIDYFSRHRHGELDWHTNYESRMEKGYLTDLIGRAAVEFIDNQSKSSPFYMFVAFNAPHSPLQAKRADLNDYGFVPTADLAPNTVRRLARRENAPSYGMRGRGNTIRQTFSAMVSALDRNVGDILEALNRKEFAQNTIVIFHSDNGADPKHGGDNQPLRGNKFTTWEGGVRVVAMIRWPRKIAGGRTVKTVASYVDLLPTLLAAAGQELPTNLDGINLLPMLTDDRSVAERVILLGDDTAVSNRWKLKAGQFYDLLNDPTEISPVTDPPLAVSRLLRTELARFTDFVGPKTETSLPLPKQWPPREWKLPEEPRSKN